A single region of the Candidatus Methylomirabilota bacterium genome encodes:
- a CDS encoding gamma-butyrobetaine hydroxylase-like domain-containing protein has translation MEPRRKPLLPMVGPDPYAPRDVHLVGRYALGVDWQNNHSSIYPFDFLRAACPCPGCEEARAAGPSPSPEEPQSWPVEVRKEGTGLRIRWQDGHETVFGGHELRDLCRCATCTTRPA, from the coding sequence ATGGAGCCTCGGCGAAAGCCGCTCTTGCCGATGGTGGGACCGGATCCGTATGCCCCTCGGGACGTGCACCTCGTCGGTCGCTACGCGCTCGGGGTCGACTGGCAGAACAACCACTCGAGCATCTATCCCTTCGACTTTCTGCGCGCCGCCTGCCCGTGTCCCGGGTGTGAGGAGGCACGGGCGGCCGGCCCGTCGCCCTCTCCAGAAGAGCCACAGAGCTGGCCCGTCGAGGTCCGCAAGGAGGGGACGGGACTCCGGATCCGCTGGCAGGACGGCCACGAGACGGTCTTCGGCGGCCACGAGCTGCGCGATCTCTGTCGCTGCGCCACGTGTACCACGAGGCCCGCCTGA
- a CDS encoding DNA-3-methyladenine glycosylase, whose protein sequence is MFTLRPGPPLDFALTLQRYALWGVDPANVYQEGVLYRVARTGGRRVPFRLAAGGSADCPRVTVTFDGPDTRETRAALRAEASRLLGSTADLRGFYRHAGRDPVLAPLVRSFYGLRPTLAPDPFEMLVGAIAAQQVNLPFAFATRARLVQRFGEPVVMDGVTVYAFPPAATLAGAEVETLRAMQFSTRKAEYIIGLARAVAEGALDLAGVAGAPDDEVIARLTAVRGLGRWTAEWFLARGLGRPDVCPADDLGVRRAFEALCFRGRPCDAARARRHALTWRPYRSLAVHYLLAGARLARVGAVPA, encoded by the coding sequence ATGTTCACGCTCCGGCCGGGCCCGCCCCTCGATTTCGCGCTCACGCTCCAGCGCTACGCGCTGTGGGGCGTGGACCCGGCCAACGTCTACCAGGAGGGCGTCTTGTACCGCGTCGCGCGGACCGGCGGGCGGCGCGTTCCGTTCCGCCTCGCGGCGGGCGGCTCGGCGGACTGCCCGCGCGTGACCGTGACCTTCGACGGTCCCGACACGCGTGAGACCCGCGCCGCCCTGCGGGCCGAGGCCAGCCGCCTCCTCGGCTCGACGGCGGACTTGCGCGGCTTCTACCGGCACGCCGGTCGGGACCCGGTGCTGGCGCCCCTGGTCCGGTCTTTCTACGGGCTCCGGCCGACGCTCGCCCCCGACCCCTTCGAGATGCTCGTGGGGGCCATTGCGGCGCAGCAGGTGAACCTGCCCTTCGCCTTCGCGACCCGGGCGCGGCTCGTGCAGCGGTTCGGAGAGCCCGTCGTGATGGACGGGGTCACCGTCTACGCCTTTCCGCCGGCCGCGACCCTGGCCGGGGCCGAGGTGGAGACGCTTCGGGCCATGCAGTTCTCGACGCGGAAGGCGGAGTACATCATCGGCCTCGCGCGGGCGGTGGCGGAGGGGGCGCTCGACCTCGCCGGCGTGGCCGGGGCGCCTGACGACGAGGTCATTGCCCGGCTCACCGCGGTCCGCGGACTCGGGCGCTGGACCGCCGAGTGGTTCCTGGCCCGCGGGCTCGGGCGTCCCGACGTCTGTCCCGCCGACGATCTGGGCGTCCGGCGGGCCTTCGAGGCGCTGTGCTTTCGCGGCCGGCCCTGTGACGCCGCGCGGGCGCGCCGGCACGCGCTCACCTGGCGCCCGTACCGGAGCCTGGCGGTTCACTACCTCCTGGCCGGGGCGCGGCTCGCCCGCGTCGGCGCCGTCCCCGCCTGA
- a CDS encoding oxaloacetate decarboxylase, with product MTRSPVASFRDLLAEPGCLVMPAVYDALSARIAERIGFRTIGLGGFLVAASRLGGPDVGQLTMTEMVDHLRSITGAVSIPVMADADTGYGNALNVRRTVEAYEAAGAQAIVLEDQVWPKKCGHIPGPRPVVPVAEHQKKLEAALEARRDPRTVIVARTDARGSLGFDEAIRRAQAYVKAGADGIFLEALETPEEFRAAPRALPGVPLVANMFTTGKSPLFTCRELEAMGYKVGLWVVDALWAAAQAVADVLRVLHRDGSTAAIHDRLMPFDDYFRLVGLDDYQRLERRYAE from the coding sequence GTGACACGGTCGCCGGTGGCGAGCTTCCGGGATCTCTTGGCCGAGCCCGGGTGTCTCGTGATGCCCGCGGTCTATGACGCGCTCTCCGCGCGCATCGCCGAGCGCATCGGCTTCCGGACCATCGGCCTCGGCGGTTTCCTGGTGGCCGCCAGCCGCCTGGGTGGGCCCGACGTGGGCCAGCTGACCATGACCGAGATGGTGGACCACCTGCGCAGCATCACCGGCGCGGTGTCGATCCCGGTGATGGCGGATGCCGACACCGGCTACGGAAACGCACTCAACGTCCGGCGCACGGTCGAGGCCTACGAGGCGGCCGGTGCCCAGGCCATCGTCCTGGAGGACCAGGTCTGGCCGAAGAAGTGTGGCCACATCCCGGGGCCGCGGCCGGTGGTTCCGGTGGCCGAGCACCAGAAGAAGCTCGAGGCCGCCCTCGAGGCGCGTCGGGACCCGCGCACGGTGATCGTCGCGCGGACCGACGCGCGGGGGTCTCTCGGCTTCGACGAGGCGATCCGCCGGGCCCAGGCCTACGTGAAGGCCGGCGCCGACGGCATTTTTCTCGAGGCGCTCGAGACCCCGGAGGAGTTCCGGGCGGCGCCCCGGGCGCTTCCGGGTGTGCCCCTCGTCGCCAACATGTTCACGACGGGGAAGTCGCCGCTCTTCACGTGCCGGGAGCTCGAGGCCATGGGGTACAAGGTGGGGCTGTGGGTCGTGGACGCCTTGTGGGCGGCCGCCCAGGCGGTGGCGGACGTCCTCCGGGTGCTTCACCGGGACGGCAGCACCGCGGCCATCCACGATCGGCTCATGCCGTTCGACGACTACTTTCGCCTCGTCGGCCTCGACGACTACCAGCGACTCGAGCGCCGCTACGCCGAATGA
- a CDS encoding ABC transporter substrate-binding protein translates to MVFHLGLLLLSLLAAPRPIAAQGTVTLYTSESQDKVNEMKADFEKRHPGTVLNIYRSGTQVVIGKLQAELQGGAIQADLVWMADIDFFAQLARKSLLQSYTPPEAERVPAKFRYDGGRYHEVRLIFNTVGYNTLRVKERPISWKDLAEPRVKGKVGMASPFYSGAAFSTLGTLVPHPAFGWEFFRRLRENGIVVEQSNGTVAQKLATGEFHLASVVDFFLRDMKAKGSPVDHIWPREGAILIPTPIGILQGAKNVQGAQAFVRYLFTPDGQRLFVQQGYVPVRPGIEGPQGMPPEKLEILPTDEAYIAAHREELKGKYREIFESK, encoded by the coding sequence ATGGTCTTCCATCTGGGGCTCCTGCTCCTTTCACTCCTCGCCGCGCCGCGGCCGATCGCCGCCCAGGGGACGGTGACGCTCTATACCTCGGAGTCGCAGGACAAGGTCAACGAGATGAAGGCCGACTTCGAGAAGCGCCACCCCGGCACCGTCCTGAACATCTACCGGTCGGGCACGCAGGTGGTGATCGGGAAGCTCCAGGCCGAGCTGCAGGGCGGCGCCATCCAGGCGGACCTCGTCTGGATGGCCGACATCGACTTCTTCGCCCAGCTCGCCCGGAAGAGCTTGCTCCAGTCCTACACGCCCCCGGAGGCGGAGCGGGTGCCGGCCAAGTTCCGCTACGACGGCGGGCGCTACCACGAGGTTCGGCTCATCTTCAACACGGTCGGCTACAATACCCTTCGCGTGAAGGAGCGGCCGATCTCCTGGAAGGACCTCGCCGAGCCACGCGTCAAGGGCAAGGTCGGGATGGCGAGCCCCTTCTACTCCGGCGCGGCCTTCTCGACGCTGGGGACCCTGGTGCCCCATCCGGCCTTCGGCTGGGAGTTCTTTCGCCGCCTGCGGGAAAACGGAATCGTCGTCGAGCAATCGAACGGGACCGTCGCCCAGAAGCTGGCGACCGGGGAATTCCACCTGGCTTCGGTGGTCGACTTCTTCCTGCGCGACATGAAGGCCAAGGGCTCGCCGGTGGACCACATCTGGCCGCGCGAGGGCGCCATCCTGATCCCGACGCCGATCGGCATCCTGCAGGGGGCCAAGAATGTCCAGGGCGCTCAGGCCTTCGTCCGCTACCTCTTCACGCCCGACGGCCAGCGGCTGTTCGTCCAGCAAGGCTACGTCCCGGTGCGGCCCGGCATCGAGGGACCCCAGGGGATGCCGCCCGAGAAACTGGAGATCCTCCCGACCGACGAAGCCTACATCGCGGCCCACCGGGAGGAGCTGAAGGGGAAGTATCGGGAGATCTTCGAGAGCAAGTGA